The Desulfobotulus mexicanus genome includes the window CCGGGAGCTGGAGAATATGATGGAACGTATGGCCGTCATGAGTGAGTTTTCCCTTATCGGCGAAGAGGACCTTCCGGAATCCGTCAGGGGAATCCGTACTCCGGAGCGGGTACTGGCTTTAAATCCTTTGCATAATGGAATGGGTTTTGCCGAAGCTGTGGATCTGTATCAGAAAACCCTGATTATTGAGGCCCTTAACCGTTGTGGCTGGGTGAAGGCCAAGGCTGCAGCCCTTTTGAAGATGAACCGTACCACCCTTGTGGAAAAGATAAAAAAACTGCAGATTGTGCGGGAAGAACCTCTGCCAACGGATCTGGATTTTTTTTAAGATAAAAGTTTTTGCTCCCGTATGCCGATGGGTTTTTTTAGTCAGCGTCGGGTCTTTTTGGCAGAGGTGTTGGATTTATGACACGGTCACCGGCGGCAAAACCGCCGGTTTTTTTTTGGAAACGCCATTTTTCTACAGCTGTGCATTAATTGTGCATAGTGGCACCTTCTTTGCAAATATCAGGGCATTAGCTTTTGCAGCCCACCGGACCTGCCCGAAGGTTTTTACCCTTATTGCAGCTTCGGTTCTGCTTGATGTAAAAGTTATTTGTGGTTGATGGATTTTGAAAGCCGGAAGGCTGCTGTTCTAAAAGCCTGTCTTCAAGGAGGCAGAAACCGGGTATTGAACGAGGCGGTTGTCCATGGATCGAATCCTTATGGTCAAATTCATGAAAATGTTATGCCGGGTCTGGCTGGGGGGGATATTCTTCTTCATGCTGGTCCTTCCGGTAGCAGCCGCATCTTTGTTGGAAGGAATAGAGCTTGCTGAAAATCCTGCCCGGATTGCCCTGCGTTTTGACAGGGATGTGCAGTGGCGGGTTTTTCAGACGGGGCCAAGGGAGCTTGTGGTGGCGCTGGCCGGAGCTTCTGTGGCAAGGGATCTGGCACGAAGTGGTTCGGCCCTTCCCGTTGTGCAGCGTATCGTTTATAAAAGAACAGCGGACGGGGATGCCACCCTTATTGTGGAAACAGGCCCTGCCATTCGTTCCGTGGAAACCCGCTGGCGGGGTGGGGTACGGATTCTGGAAATTTATCTGTATCCGGAAGTTCAGCAGGTACATAAAGTCCCCCGGGGCAGCCTTGAACAGCGCAGGCGTGTGGACACGGCTTTGAGGGAAGTGAAGCCTGCGGATCCTGAAGCGGACAGGGTTGCCGTTGCCAGAGACAGGGCAAAGTCCATTCGTGTGGAATCTCTTCAGGAGGAGAAATCCCCGCTGGACCTTGATGGTTATGGCGGCATTGATACGCTTCTGGATGCGGTGCTTGCTTCTCCCTGCGGAGGTGGCGTCCATGTGCGGGTTGCAGTGCGGAACATCCGTGAAGGGATGTGCGGCCAGGGACTGGATACTCTGGCTCAGGGCCTGATGGACGGATGCGGGGATGTTTTTGACTATTTAAGTGCCTGGTGTGATTTTGACTCTGTGCTAAGGCCTGTGGAACAGCTTGCTCTGGCAAGGAATCTGGTTTCCCTTGCGATGAAAAACCCCGGCTCTGATTATTTGCCATGGGCCTACGCCATGCTAGGGGTTCTGTATCACAGGATGGGCAATGACCCTGTGGGGATGGGCTATTTTGAGCTGCTGCGGGAAAAGGAACCTGAGTTTGCCGGGATGCCAGAGATCCTTTTGAATCTTGGCAGGATGTATATGCGTATCCAGCGCCTTGACGAAGCTGAGCCCCTGCTCAGGGACCTTGTGGCCAGTTACGGGGATACGGTTTTCGCTCAGGATGCCAGAATGGAGCTGGGGCGGCTGCTCTTTGAAAGAAAAAGATATTTTGATACCCTGAAAATGCTGGAAACGTTGCTCCATGAAACTCCCGACAGAATATTTAAAGACAAAGACCTGCTGCTCCTTGTGGGCAACAGCCATTTCCATACAGGTTCCTATGCTAAGGCCATTGAATCCCTTACACGGGCATACAATGATTTTCCGGATATGGCGGAGCGGTCCCTGGTCCTTACCCGCATTGCTGATTCCTATGCTTTTCTGGAGGAAAAGGATAAGGCGAAAAAGCTCTATGAGTTTGTCCGGGAGCTTTTCCCTGGAAGTGACGGCTTTGTCATCAGCTCCATCCGTCTTGCGGAACTCCTTGAGGACAGAGAAAAAAAAGATGAACTTTTTGAGATGGTCATCCGTGACTATCCTGACCATCCCCTT containing:
- a CDS encoding tetratricopeptide repeat protein; the protein is MDRILMVKFMKMLCRVWLGGIFFFMLVLPVAAASLLEGIELAENPARIALRFDRDVQWRVFQTGPRELVVALAGASVARDLARSGSALPVVQRIVYKRTADGDATLIVETGPAIRSVETRWRGGVRILEIYLYPEVQQVHKVPRGSLEQRRRVDTALREVKPADPEADRVAVARDRAKSIRVESLQEEKSPLDLDGYGGIDTLLDAVLASPCGGGVHVRVAVRNIREGMCGQGLDTLAQGLMDGCGDVFDYLSAWCDFDSVLRPVEQLALARNLVSLAMKNPGSDYLPWAYAMLGVLYHRMGNDPVGMGYFELLREKEPEFAGMPEILLNLGRMYMRIQRLDEAEPLLRDLVASYGDTVFAQDARMELGRLLFERKRYFDTLKMLETLLHETPDRIFKDKDLLLLVGNSHFHTGSYAKAIESLTRAYNDFPDMAERSLVLTRIADSYAFLEEKDKAKKLYEFVRELFPGSDGFVISSIRLAELLEDREKKDELFEMVIRDYPDHPLARLALMRLAESRYEAGEYSASVNLIRRLLVADPRALRRGALDLMGRSLEALFDEFLSVGLYPEVIRRYEMEKGPLYEMEKPELHAQVGRAFLEGHLYPQAVNHYRRAEMLFGGAAVPPEIRFRYGVAAKGAGDGEMALAQLTLFLRAVPGDPLRSSLALGHIGDIRLETGELDAALKAYQDAASLAETAENKVVFLFSAAKILREKGQRQKEAEILERALAFSDLESQDSPDLHFTILRSLGEARVAQGKYAEASGAYGKAEAIPGIAVADRNAVRFRLAEVLERTGDTVDARRLYEFLIEDADPLWGSMARERLAGMRIENKLLDS